From the genome of Anopheles moucheti chromosome 3, idAnoMoucSN_F20_07, whole genome shotgun sequence, one region includes:
- the LOC128301148 gene encoding protein maelstrom homolog: MPKKNGFFYFMLEYKQRKQADGRSVLSLALISADAGKIWEKMNAAQREPYIHRAKSVQNEGGLEKLNSLGIAISEIDKQLRSKEEHVQMINKLVADRVARAESRKELAKEVVYIISLSYFGHAMQNKYIPAELGVVKYSLQCGVIDRLHMYFNPGEIPLGAAHSVLTHTKETHQLPLPPDAWGTTDKNEVAVALISFLGAENEIPPLFTDEETLPIVEGMLRDLLDDCIENKMLYVCPMSELLCRLKQATERHFEGKATFPSALTAQHILKMDSYGFALGISCEYHERELNVLNCALSQATRWAYTLSKYCCLHMGIECVPGKHIPPDPSAGDNKASKPLTTSESNSLEKPGTSHDASAGDKVTSSKQAPNWFNKIKMRSASKDESSYKPLTGSVSYMPQKGGVVAYTGINLETDSFYEQEQNNENVFPTLLQSMGRSVKGRGHAEKLSDNSQQAVRGRGRGRGRGYNAQQRGN, encoded by the exons ATGCCCAAAAAGAACGGATTCTTCTACTTTATGCTGGAATACAAACAGCGTAAACAAGCGGATGGACGCTCAGTGCTTAGTTTGGCTCTAATTTCTGCAGATGCGGGTAAAATTTGGGAG AAAATGAACGCCGCACAACGTGAACCATACATCCACCGGGCTAAGTCTGTCCAAAATGAAGGCGGTTTGGAGAAGTTAAACAGTTTAGGAATAGCAATTTCCGAGATTGACAAACAGCTGCGTTCAAAGGAAGAGCATGTCCAAATGATAAACAAGCTCGTGGCGGATCGGGTAGCGAGAGCCGAATCTCGGAAAG AATTGGCAAAAGAAGTGGTGTACATTATTTCACTGTCGTATTTTGGCCATGCGATGCAAAATAAGTACATTCCGGCCGAACTAGGCGTGGTTAAATACAGTTTGCAGTGTGGCGTAATAGATCGGCTGCACATGTATTTCAATCCAGGTGAAATACCGCTAGGAGCTGCACATTCAGTGCTAACCCACACGAAAGAAACACATCAACTTCCGCTGCCACCGGACGCCTGGGGAACAACGGACAAGAATGAAGTCGCTGTGGCATTGATTAGTTTTTTGGGAGCGGAAAATGAAATACCACCGCTGTTTACGGACGAAGAAACATTACCTATAGTGGAAGGTATGCTTCGTGATTTGCTGGATGATTGCATCGAGAACAAGATGCTGTACGTGTGTCCCATGTCAGAGTTGTTATGTCGCTTGAAACAAGCTACGGAACGACACTTTGAGGGAAAGGCGACCTTTCCGTCCGCCCTAACGGCGCAACATATACTAAAAATGGATAGCTATGGTTTCGCATTAGGTATCAGCTGCGAATATCACGAAAGAGAGTTAAATGTGTTGAACTGTGCCTTGTCCCAGGCTACGCGATGGGCGTATACACTATCTAAGTATTGCTGCCTACACATGGGCATTGAATGTGTTCCCGGAAAGCATATCCCACCGGATCCTTCAGCAGGTGACAACAAGGCATCAAAACCACTGACCACAAGCGAATCAAATTCGCTGGAAAAACCTGGAACATCACATGATGCATCTGCCGGAGACAAAGTAACATCTTCGAAACAGGCTCCAAACTGGTTCAACAAGATAAAAATGCGATCTGCATCTAAAGATGAGTCGTCCTATAAACCGCTCACAGGTAGTGTGTCATACATGCCACAAAAAGGTGGTGTTGTTGCCTATACCGGCATCAACCTAGAAACAGACTCCTTTTACGAACAGGAGCAGAACAACGAAAACGTATTCCCCACATTGCTTCAGTCCATGGGACGTTCCGTGAAAGGGCGTGGACATGCAGAAAAACTTAGTGACAATTCCCAACAAGCTGTTCGTGGGCGAGGACGTGGACGTGGACGTGGATACAATGCTCAACAACGTGGAAATTAA
- the LOC128301147 gene encoding HEAT repeat-containing protein 1 homolog translates to MTTSLAAQLKRLAAPQTSAKPDSRKCASILFDNKEAASKDREIIFDIGVSGLTDLIKMHSSFAQFEDTLFDKKSIDLQRSVENQAVNKKLDSTIEKFFYYLSPYFMLQPAHQCLEWLIRRFEIQKYNRVQFAHLILPYHETRIFVRCVQTMEVEEFNDPLAFLAAVGKSGVPPSKRTIIDHCIRHPVFLKHYGNFIRHAVDELESKANALQAPIAFYTTTTLGVFSNVDTITENHVGAVLSILSKGIASRAVDFAAGSLMVFGQMMIKTNLGEAALETVLRRICSIKNQALTTEATLLAVLIFQTQPSITLSERLMNSVIDCEWFTSTLCTVKLDGINIMVLYRKLLEKCLNEICCSKESMIGYRKFCEQLVLEIQLDDAEAEDVIQCVLDSYFHKGARQGNNREPTQSEHVKETIDLDTDEEDFVNKDQNVIDWYSEFLKCFERQYPTAFDKIVKRVMKGQYSSKKRNALRNVLGFLLQASYNENETSVFENLFHYNSDRRIHAVQYLVANMHILKQKSHGKMDLLRDSVRERLDDDSCGVVAELLQLPATELKSIVGAEELINKLSNLVLKCAAKQSDWKYVTPRLIQLLTDDCICRGADVNRLIVTLYPLLFPIGDHPVGRKNAAELLSSSFGQQYLATQFYGNESNCNAMLTILQDAGQCTNPIQVCFNVLLLSNALPKPCTVEQADRVLEYAIKQLANNRFQYAQTSDIQCLQEKKLPLDLITVPIQYIIERVVFEPIAVMNFECQNVSLKLRLRIFNELLSHYCAIDAKHDKLREIFHNLLKSLLVRLYPKPADRIEFLSNFYTVHLIESASKDETINFLINTKLQIRCQRLLLVILEQLPESDCKITTNSFINIMLSLTSNSAVVRECGLKTIERIVALQKVNGLPKASNSFLQNLVKRREELTMDGEQLSLVMFAEFSLEDEKSLKPTLQSFIARTADPSTPTYIVCGIMDLMKLLDDPLVLVNSASKGVSIVERVNEDNDRIVFDAYESKLLQLLIGRFNEDMIEHFAKSEICQRLVTLTLRCDKLLVLPTERKLYTPAIMMIEGLGTEMFELLPKPYAKELLQGIVEAATLSHHPETNAATSKLFKNITVDAELVVDMLSAMYDGRAQESFSKGNEKAKTGRKCIIPVAPSERVLVSTVWKCGVTLLEHLQNKRKLENAHLLVPKLFECLKYCLDFEEQSAVEYVKQIVLSLLLHCIQKVELLASGRQGDKAPFANAASMFQVERIVQCIRGTQNPQTHHHALLLLAHVARYVPDQVLHNMMEIFTFVGSSIVRQDDAYSFQIISKIIETIVPTIALGGAAGTVTNPMEQIIPILKIFSDIILDVPEHRRVLLYVKLLQTLGANEYLWAFLGVLIESDVMKGGRKAEIRKATKSRADTELSGSELSKRMEVALLIASEFEPTVIIQTCTNLIDYLRDLPMEIEKRKTDTEIMEVDIVDSTICNVKTHTGRQLKHFKYSIVQFVAGLLSSVCVINKIAQLDETETLNMKKYYQNLIVGILTYVNAVSKMLDKLKDESSDEKIPLYWRAMLNNCYDILESTISLLSADTLIIVVHGLLQHRFLMVRRKVIELLNNKLQYKQDYFNSNHYPGLLKLFDPLMQLVHHMHEEENVVGTSFERMVIIQLSYIAVRHLSKILTQHDTKKVQSVLAVLMEELHGYKKNPNPQILSSLILCIGELCSNLGPYSINFLPQFMPMVNKFLAAQLQSGDPFDILTSSIVLLTVKIVDTLARFISPYLRSMLVGLTKLSAMIEEKNDPRLGNMKSRLVMIWDNVSSTIAPRVLLPAIEQCYHTLIEAGELSAIGPLMALLSTMFTSMKSSNFAAIRTEVTDLLLTALQFRCYNSSKNTFALTAIDAAEAHVIKAFVVLILKLSESTFRPLFYKVFEWSIRETSSNDRAITFFNLCCHVADALKSLFVLFASDLIAIAVKLLNATNSAKVDGNEVPELHFAVESKNVTLVRYVLKTLYSIVLYDNQNFINAVRFDMLLGPVTDHLENALIIDEPEIRTLVIDCLAQMAVAVMDDSLWRQLNYQVLMKTRNNDAQVRLFALEACTEIARKLGESYAPLLPETIPFLAELMEDDNEDVEKAVHHSCREIGRVTGEDLQKYF, encoded by the exons ATGACCACCAGTTTAGCAGCACAGCTGAAACGTTTGGCAGCACCCCAAACGTCCGCGAAGCCGGATTCGCGCAAGTGTGCCTCAATTCTGTTCGACAACAAAGAGGCAGCCTCAAAGGATCGGGAAATAATTTTCGACATCGGTGTTAGTGGGCTGACCGACCTCATTAAGATGCATAGCTCTTTTGCCCAATTCGAGGACACACTGTTCGACAAGAAATCGATCGATCTCCAACGATCGGTCGAGAACCAGGCGGTGAACAAAAAGCTTGACAGCACCATCGAGAAGTTTTTCTACTACCTATCGCCGTACTTTATGCTCCAACCGGCACACCAGTGCCTGGAGTGGTTGATACGGCGCTTCGAGATACAGAAGTACAACAGGGTGCAGTTTGCTCATCTCATACTGCCCTACCATGAGACGCGGATTTTCGTACGCTGTGTGCAAACGATGGAAGTCGAGGAGTTTAACGATCCGCTAGCTTTCCTAGCAGCAGTCGGCAAATCGGGCGTACCACCGTCGAAGCGCACTATCATCGATCACTGCATTCGACATCCggtgtttttaaaacattacgGAAACTTTATCAGGCATGCGGTAGATGAGTTGGAAAGCAAAGCGAATGCTTTACAGGCCCCGATTGCTTTCTACACTACAACGACGTTGGGTGTATTTAGCAATGTCGATACTATAACGGAAAACCACGTTGGAGCTGTATTGTCAATTTTAAGTAAGGGCATTGCGTCGAGAGCTGTCGATTTTGCTGCTGGTTCGCTTATGGTCTTTGGCCAGATGATGATTAAAACGAACCTGGGAGAAGCTGCGCTCGAGACCGTGTTGCGGCGTATCTGTAGCATTAAGAATCAAGCACTAACAACCGAAGCTACCCTGCTGGCGGTGTTGATCTTCCAAACACAACCAAGCATTACCCTAAGCGAGAGGCTGATGAATTCTGTAATTGACTGCGAATGGTTCACATCGACACTGTGCACCGTGAAGTTGGATGGTATCAATATAATGGTGCTGTACCGGAAGCTGCTGGAAAAGTGTCTGAACGAGATATGTTGCTCCAAAGAATCGATGATCGGATACAGAAAGTTCTGCGAACAGTTAGTGCTGGAGATTCAATTGGATGACGCAGAAGCGGAAGATGTAATACA GTGTGTGTTGGATTCGTATTTCCACAAGGGTGCTCGACAGGGTAACAATCGTGAACCAACGCAATCTGAACACGTTAAGGAAACAATTGATTTGGACACCGACGAGGAAGATTTTGTAAACAAGGACCAAAATGTGATCGATTGGTATTCAGAGTTTTTGAAATGCTTCGAAAGACAGTATCCAACTGCTTTTGATAAGATCGTGAAGCGTGTAATGAAGGGTCAATACTCTAGCAAAAAGCGTAACGCATTGCGAAATGTGTTGG GCTTTCTGCTGCAAGCATCGTACAACGAGAATGAGACGAGCGTGTTTGAAAATCTTTTCCACTACAACAGCGATCGACGCATACACGCGGTACAGTATCTCGTGGCAAATATGCATATTCTGAAGCAGAAAAGTCATGGCAAGATGGATCTTCTGCGTGACAGTGTGCGGGAGCGCCTAGACGACGACAGTTGCGGTGTTGTGGCGGAATTGCTCCAACTCCCTGCTACCGAGCTGAAGAGCATAGTTGGCGCTGAAGAGTTGATCAACAAGCTGAGCAATCTCGTGCTGAAGTGTGCCGCTAAACAGTCGGACTGGAAATATGTAACCCCTCGGCTCATCCAACTGCTAACCGATGACTGTATTTGCCGTGGGGCGGACGTAAACCGGCTGATCGTTACGCTCTATCCGCTACTGTTCCCGATCGGTGATCATCCGGTGGGCAGGAAAAATGCTGCCGAATTGCTATCATCTAGCTTTGGGCAACAATATTTGGCCACCCAGTTTTACGGAAATGAATCGAATTGTAATGCGATGTTGACCATTCTGCAGGACGCCGGTCAATGCACAAACCCCATACAGGTGTGCTTTAACGTGCTGCTGTTATCAAACGCACTGCCTAAACCATGCACCGTCGAGCAGGCAGATCGCGTGCTGGAATATGCGATAAAACAGCTGGCAAATAATCGATTCCAGTACGCTCAAACGTCTGACATACAGTGTTTGCAGGAAAAGAAACTTCCGCTGGATCTGATTACGGTCCCGATACAGTACATCATTGAGCGCGTCGTGTTCGAACCGATCGCGGTGATGAACTTTGAATGCCAGAACGTCTCGCTGAAGCTTCGTTTGCGCATATTCAACGAGCTGCTAAGCCATTACTGTGCGATCGATGCGAAGCACGACAAATTGAGAGAAATTTTCCATAATCTGTTGAAGAGTTTGCTCGTTCGGCTGTATCCGAAACCGGCAGATAGGATTGAATTCTTATCCAATTTCTACACGGTTCATCTGATAGAATCAGCTTCCAAGGATGAAACGATCAACTTTTTGATCAATACAAAGTTGCAGATACGCTGCCAGCGGCTGCTGCTTGTCATTCTGGAACAGTTGCCCGAAAGTGACTGCAAGATCACGACCAATTCCTTCATTAACATCATGCTTTCGCTCACCTCGAATTCGGCGGTTGTCCGCGAGTGTGGCCTAAAGACGATCGAACGCATTGTTGCGTTGCAGAAGGTTAACGGTCTGCCGAAAGCATCGAATAGTTTCCTGCAAAACTTGGTTAAACGTCGCGAAGAACTAACAATGGATGGTGAGCAGTTGTCGTTGGTGATGTTTGCAGAATTTTCCCTGGAGGATGAGAAATCGCTGAAGCCAACGTTGCAAAGCTTTATCGCGCGTACTGCGGATCCCAGCACACCAACCTACATCGTGTGCGGTATAATGGATTTAATGAAATtgctcgacgatccgctggtATTGGTAAACTCAGCCTCCAAAGGCGTTAGTATTGTGGAGCGCGTAAACGAAGACAATGATCGCATAGTGTTCGATGCGTACGAGTCGAAGTTGTTGCAATTGCTGATCGGGCGCTTCAATGAGGACATGATTGAGCATTTCGCGAAGAGCGAAATATGTCAGCGTCTTGTTACGCTCACATTGCGTTGCGATAAACTGTTAGTATTACCGACGGAACGTAAACTGTACACACCGGCCATTATGATGATTGAAGGTCTGGGAACGGAAATGTTCGAATTGCTTCCCAAACCGTACGCTAAAGAGCTCCTGCAGGGTATCGTTGAAGCGGCCACACTATCGCACCATCCGGAAACGAACGCGGCCACGAGTAAGTTGTTCAAAAACATTACTGTCGATGCGGAACTGGTGGTGGATATGCTGAGCGCCATGTACGACGGTAGAGCGCAGGAATCGTTTAGCAAAGGTAACGAGAAGGCTAAAACCGGTCGTAAATGCATCATTCCCGTGGCACCGTCGGAGCGCGTGCTTGTTTCGACGGTGTGGAAATGTGGCGTAACGCTGCTGGAACATTTGCAGAACAAGCGGAAACTGGAAAATGCGCACCTGTTGGTACCGAAGCTGTTCGAGTGTTTAAAGTATTGTCTCGATTTCGAGGAACAATCGGCTGTAGAATACGTAAAGCAAATCGTGCTGTCGTTGTTGCTGCACTGCATACAGAAGGTAGAACTGCTGGCTAGCGGTAGGCAAGGCGATAAAGCACCGTTTGCAAACGCGGCTAGTATGTTTCAGGTGGAACGGATTGTTCAATGCATTAGAGGCACACAGAATCCGCAGACGCATCATCATGCACTGCTACTGTTGGCGCACGTTGCACGTTACGTGCCGGATCAAGTGCTACACAACATGATGGAAATATTCACCTTCGTTGGTTCCTCAATCGTACGGCAGGACGATGCGTACAGCTTCCAAATCATATCGAAGATCATCGAAACCATCGTACCGACGATTGCTCTCGGTGGTGCTGCCGGCACAGTTACTAACCCAATGGAGCAGATTATTCctattttgaaaatattttccgaCATCATACTGGATGTGCCGGAGCACCGTCGCGTCCTTCTGTACGTGAAGTTACTGCAAACGCTCGGTGCGAACGAATATCTGTGGGCATTTCTGGGCGTGTTGATTGAGTCGGACGTCATGAAAGGTGGCCGCAAGGCGGAAATACGGAAAGCAACGAAATCGCGAGCCGATACAGAGCTGTCGGGAAGTGAGCTTTCGAAACGAATGGAAGTGGCACTGCTGATAGCGAGTGAGTTCGAACCGACCGTTATCATACAGACGTGCACGAATCTGATCGACTATTTGCGCGATCTGCCAATGGAGATCGAAAAGCGCAAGACCGACACGGAGATAATGGAGGTGGACATTGTGGACTCTACAATTTGCAACGTGAAAACGCACACAGGCCGTCAGCTAAAGCATTTCAAATATTCGATCGTCCAGTTCGTCGCGGGATTGCTGTCGTCGGTGTGTGTAATCAACAAAATCGCCCAGCTAGATGAGACGGAAACGCTGAACATGAAGAAGTACTACCAAAATCTGATTGTTGGCATACTAACGTACGTGAATGCGGTTTCGAAAATGCTCGACAAGCTGAAGGATGAAAGCTCGGACGAAAAGATACCGCTCTACTGGCGGGCCATGTTGAACAATTGTTACGACATACTGGAAAGCACCATCTCGCTGCTCTCGGCCGATACTTTGATTATTGTCGTGCATGGACTGCTGCAGCACCGCTTCCTGATGGTACGCCGGAAGGTGATCGAGCTGTTGAACAACAAGCTGCAGTACAAGCAGGACTACTTCAACAGCAACCATTACCCGGGGCTGCTGAAACTATTCGACCCCCTAATGCAGCTGGTGCATCATATGCACGAGGAAGAAAATGTCGTCGGGACGTCGTTCGAGCGGATGGTGATCATACAGCTGAGCTATATTGCCGTGCGGCATCTCTCGAAGATACTGACGCAACACGACACCAAGAAGGTGCAGTCGGTGCTGGCGGTGCTGATGGAGGAGCTGCACGGTTATAAGAAAAACCCCAACCCACAGATACTGTCTTCGCTCATACTTTGCATCGGCGAGTTGTGTAGCAATCTGGGACCATACTCTATCAACTTTCTTCCACAGTTTATGCCGATGGTGAACAAGTTTCTTGCCGCACAGCTGCAGTCTGGTGATCCTTTCGATATTCTCACCTCCAGCATTGTACTGTTGACGGTGAAGATTGTCGATACGCTGGCACGATTCATTTCGCCCTATCTACGATCGATGCTCGTCGGTTTGACGAAGCTGTCCGCCATGATCGAGGAAAAGAATGATCCCCGGTTGGGAAATATGAAGTCGCGTTTGGTGATGATTTGGGATAATGTTTCGAGTACGATCGCGCCGCGTGTGTTGCTGCCAGCGATTGAGCAATGCTACCACACGCTCATTGAGGCCGGTGAGCTTAGCGCAATCGGTCCGCTGATGGCACTGCTCTCCACCATGTTCACCAGCATGAAGTCGAGCAATTTCGCTGCTATACGAACCGAAGTGACGGACCTACTCCTGACCGCGCTCCAGTTCCGGTGTTACAATTCGTCCAAGAACACGTTTGCGCTTACGGCAATCGATGCGGCCGAAGCGCACGTCATCAAGGCGTTTGTGGTGCTGATTCTGAAGCTGTCGGAAAGCACCTTCCGGCCGTTGTTTTATAAGGTGTTCGAATGGTCCATCCGCGAAACGTCCAGCAATGACCGTGCGATAACGTTCTTCAATTTGTGCTGCCACGTAGCGGATGCGCTAAAGTCGCTGTTCGTGCTGTTTGCCAGCGATCTGATAGCGATTGCAGTGAAGCTGCTGAACGCAACCAACAGCGCCAAGGTCGATGGGAACGAGGTGCCGGAGTTGCATTTCGCGGTGGAATCGAAAAACGTGACATTGGTCCGTTACGTTCTGAAGACGCTGTACAGCATCGTGCTGTACGACAACCAGAACTTCATCAATGCGGTACGGTTCGATATGCTGCTCGGGCCGGTAACGGATCACCTGGAAAATGCACTTATTATCGACGAGCCAGAAATTCGCACCCTGGTGATCGACTGTCTCGCTCAGATGGCCGTGGCGGTGATGGATGATTCGCTGTGGCGTCAGTTGAATTATCAAGTGCTGATGAAAACACGTAACAACGATGCACAAGTGAG ACTGTTCGCACTGGAGGCATGTACAGAAATAGCGCGTAAGCTGGGCGAAAGCTACGCGCCGCTGCTGCCGGAAACTATTCCCTTCCTGGCGGAACTGATGGAGGACGATAATGAGGACGTTGAAAAAGCGGTTCACCATTCATGCCGTGAAATTGGCCGTGTGACAGGTGAAGATTTGCAGAAATACTTCTAA